Genomic segment of Pararhodobacter zhoushanensis:
ACCGCTCCGACCGCCGTTATCGTGGGCGCCGAAGACATCGTGACCCCGCCCGCCCAATCGCAGACCGCCCATGCCGCCTTGCCTGCCGCCCAACGGGGCGCGCTGACGCTGATCCCCGGCGCGGGCCATGCCCTGCACCAACAAGCCCCCGCCGCGCTGGCAGCCGCCCTGCGCGCGCAGGTACACCAAGGAGTGACCCCATGACCCAGGAAATCCGAGTAGGCGCGCTGCGTGGCCTCGTCATGCGCGCACCGGGCATCACCGCGACCAAGGATTTTTACGTGCAGAACTGGGGCCTTACGCTGGCCCATGAGGAACCTGGCGCGGTCTATTTCCGTGGCACCAGCGCCGAGCCGATCCTCTATGGCCTCAAGGACGGCCCGGTCTACGGCATCGAATACATCCACTTCGCCATGGCCGACCGCGCCACCACCGACGCGCTTTATGCCCAACTGGTTGCGCAGGGTGAGGCCGTCGTGGGCGAACCCGCCGAGTTCGACGATTTCGCCGGCGGCTATGGGTTCGAGGTTCTGGACCCCGACAACCGCCGCCTGCGCCTGCGCACCGATACCGTCACACTGCCGCCGCAGGATCAATGGGCCCGCCCGCGCAAGGTCAGCCATGTGGTGCTGAACACCGCCAACATGGCGGATGTGCAGGACTGGTACTGCCGCGTGCTGGGCTTCCGCGTGTCAGATTACAGCGCCGATCAGATGGTGTTCATGCGCAGCGCCACGGATCACCATTCCATCGCGCTGGTGCAGGGGCATTACCCGTCGGTCAACCACGTGGCCTTCGAGCTGCCGACGATCAATGAATTCATGCGCTCCATCGGGCGGATGAAGGAGAAAGGCCTGATGGCCACCTGGGGGCCGGGCCGCCACGGGCCGGGGGATAACCCGTTTGCCTATTACGTCTCGCCCACCGGCTTTGTGATCGAGTTCACCGCCGAGGTGCAGCAGATCGACGAGGCCACGCATGAGGCGCAGGTCTGGCCGCGCGATGTGCCCGAGAAGATGGACCAATGGATGACCGCCGGAGCCCCCACCGCCGCCCAGCGCGCGGTGATGCAGGGCCGCCCGGATCCGGGTTTCCCCGAGCTGAGGAAGAAATAAGATGACCAAACCGTTTGAAGGACAGGTTGCCGTCGTCACCGGCGGTTCCTCAGGGATCGGGCTGGCCACGGTGCGGCTGCTGCTGGAACAGGGCGCGAAAGTGGCGTTCTGTGCGCGCGGCGAGGGGCGTCTGGCCGATGTCGCCGCCGTGCTGGAACGCGATTTCGGCGCGGACCGCATCCTGTGGCAGGCGTTTTCGGTGCTGGATGCCGACGCGGTCAACGCCTTTGCGGCGGCGGTTCAGGCCAGATTCGGCACCTGCGATCTGTTGGTGAACAACGCCGGTCAAGGCCGGGTCAGCACGTTCGAGACCACCTCGGATGACCACTGGCGCGCGGAATATGACCTCAAGCTGTTCAGCCAGATCAACCCGACCCGCGCCTTTCTGCCGATGCTCAAGGCGTCGAACGGGGCCATCGTCGCGGTCAACTCGCTGCTCGCTTACCAGCCTGAGAAACACATGGTCTGCACGGCGTCCGCCCGCGCCGGGGTGCAGAGCCTGCTGAAATCGCTGAGCATCGAATTCGCCCCGCATGTGCGCGTCAACTCGGTGCTGATCGGGCTGATCGGCTCGGGCCAATGGACCCGCCGCTTTGCCGAGCGCCCCGACCAATCCGTCAGCCGCGAGGTCTGGTACGCCGATCTCGCGCGCAACAAGGGCATCCCCTTGGGCCGCCTGGGCGACGCCAGCGAAGCCGCTGCCGCCATCGCTTTCCTCGGCTCTCGGGCCGCCAGTTATATCACCGGGGCCCAGCTTGAAGTCTCGGGCGGCCTGTCGCGCCATATTTGAGTACCAAGGATCATGGACATGAAACTCGAACCCATTGCCCAGACGGAAACCGTTGGCGACTTCATCGCGCGCTATCTGGCCGAGATTGGCGTGACCACGATGTTCGGCGTGATCTCGATTCACAACATGCCAATTCTGGACGCGGTCGCGCGGCAGGGCGTCATCCGCTTTGTGCCAGCGCGCGGTGAGTCCGGTGCGATGAGCATGGCCGACGCCTGGGCGCGGGTGTCGGGCGAGATGGGCGTGGTGATCACCTCGACCGGGACCGCTGCGGGCAACGCCGCTGGTGCGCAGGTTGAGGCGCTGACGGCAGGCACGCCGCTGTTGCACATCACCGCGACCGTCGATCTGGGCTTTGCCGACCGCGACCGCGCGCCGATCCATGACGTGCCGCGCCAGCCCGATATGCTCAAAGGGATCTCCAAGGCCTATTACCGCCTGTGGAGCGCGGATTCCGCCATCGGCACCCTGACCGCTGCGGTTTCGGCGGCGATCAGCGCGCCCACCGGCCCGGTGACGCTGGAAATCCCGGTCGATGTGCAGCGCGCCAAGGCCGCCGGGGCCACCCGCATCTTCAAGCCGCAGCCGCAGCGCCCCCAAGCCAGCGACGACGCCGTGGCCGCACTGGCCGCCCTGCTGATCGAGGCCAAGCGCCCGATCCTGTGGCTGGGCGGCGGCGCCTGTCACGCCAGCGCCGAGGCGACCGAACTGGTGCGCCGGGGCTGCGCCGTGGTCACCTCGACCAACGGGCGCGCCACGGTATCCGAGCAGAACCCGGCCAATCTGGGTGCTTTCAACATGACGCCCGAAGCGCAGGCGCTCTATGCCTCGTCCGATCTGATGATCGTCGTCGGCTCGCGCCTGCGCGGCAATGAGACGCTGAATAACGCGATGCGCTTGCCGCGCCCGCTGGCGCAGATCGACGCCGAGGCATCACAAGGCGGTCGCAACTACCCGGTCGAGCTGTTCGTCCACGGCGATTCCGCCGACACGCTGCGCCGCCTGCTGGCGCTGCTGCCTGAGAAACTGGACGTCGATCCGCAACTGGGCTTTGACGTCGCCACCGCCCGCGCCACGGCTGAGGGCCGCCTGCGCGCGCAGATGGGGCCGTATCAGGTGGTCGCGGACGCGCTGCTGGAACGTGTCGCACCGGGTCGTCATGCGTGGGTGCGCGACGTGACGATTTCGAACTCGACCTTCGGCAACCGCTACGTCGGCTTTGCCGAACCGCGCCACGGCGTTCACGCGCTGGGTGGCGGCATCGGTCAGGGCGTGGCGATGGGCGTCGGGGCCGCGCTGGCCAGCGATGGGCCCAAGGCGATCACGCTTCTGGGCGACGGCGGCACGCAGCTGGGCATCGCCGAGATGATCACCGCCGTGCAGGAAAACGCGCCGGTGGTGTTCTTGCTGATGAACGATCAGGCGTATGGCGTGATCAAGAACATCCAGGACGCGCAATACGACAGCCGCTATCACTATTCGGCGCTGCAAACGCCTGATTTCAAAGCGCATTGCGCCTCGATCAACCTGCCGCATACGCTCGTCTCCGATGTAAACGACTTCGCTGCCGCACTGGATGCCGCCCTTGCTGCCCCCGGCCCGCGCCTGATCGAGGTGGACATGATCGCGATTGGCCCGTTTGGCGAGACTTTCTCAGGCCCGCCCGCAGGCGCTGCCGGTAACAAGGTCTGAGCGCATGCATCTGGGTCTGATCGGATACGGCAACATCACCCGCGCGCTGCTGGACGTGCTGGCGCGTGAGGGGGCGATGCCCGCGCGCCTCACCGTCCTGCTGCGCCCCGCACAGGCTGAAGCAGCGCGCGCGGCGGGGGTTGAGGTGGTCACCGACACCGACGCCCTGCTGGCCGCGTGCCCCGATCTGATCGTCGAATGCGCCGGGCATTCGGCAGTGGCGGGGACTGTGGTGCCGGCGCTCAAGGCCGGGATCGAGTGCGTTGTCGTGTCGATTGGCGCGCTGGCGGATGCCGATCTGCACGACACGGTGCGTGCGGCGGCCAAGACCGGGCACACGCGCATCGTGCTGCCTGCCGGCGCGATTGGCGGGGTGGATCTGTTGGCGGCGCTGAAACCCTCGGGGATCAGTTCGGTCGTCTATACCTCGCGCAAGCCGCCGCTGGCGTGGAAGGGCACGCCCGCCGAGGCGTTGCTTGATCTGCCCGCGCTGACTGAACCGGCGACCTTCTTCACCGGCACCGCGCGCGAGGCGGCGCTGCGCTACCCCAAGAACGCCAATGTCGCCGCCACGCTGGCGCTGGCGGGTCTGGGGTTTGAAGCGACGCAGGTGCAGATGGTGGCCGACCCCACGGTAGGCCAGAACATCCACGAATACCGCGTCACCTCAGGGGCGGCGGATTACGCGATACGGATCGAGGGCAAGCCCTCGCCCGACAACCCCAAGACCTCGCTCGCCACGGTGTATTCGGTGGCGCGCGAGGTGATGAACCGGCTGAACGAGGTGGCGATATGACCCATGATTTGCCCGACGGGCGGCTGTTTATCGGCGGCGAATGGGAAACCGGCACCGGGGCCGAGATCACCTCGATCTTTCCCGCCGATGGTTCGGTCAACCGCGTGCTCAAAGGGGCCAGCCGTGCGGATGGTGAGCGGGCGATTGCGCGGGCGCTCAAGGCGCAGGCGGACCCGGCGTGGCGCGGCCTGAAACCGCATGAGCGCGCGCGGTATCTGCACCGGATCGCTGACGGCATTGACGCCAATGCCCAGCGCATCGCGTTCATCCAGACCCGCGATACCGGCAAGACCCTGCGCGAAACCTCGGCGCTGGTGGCCAGCGCGGCGGCGACGTTCCGCTACATGGCGGCAGCGTTAGAGACGCTTGACGACAGCCTGACCAGCCCGCGCGGCGATTACCTGACGATGTCGGTGCATGAACCGCTGGGTCTGGTCGCCGCGATCACGCCGTGGAATTCGCCCATCGCGTCGGATGCGCAAAAGGTCGCCCCGGCGCTGGCTGCGGGCAATGCGGTGCTGCTGAAACCCGCCAGCTGGTCGCCGCTGGTGTCGCTGGAACTGGCGCGGATTGTCGAGGAGGCGGGCCTGCCCAAGGGCCTGTTCTCGGTCCTGCCCGGCGCGGGGCGTGAGATCGGCAATCTGCTGGTCGAACATCCCGCGATCGCCAAGGTCAGCTTCACCGGCGGCACCTCGACCGGCCGCACCCTGGCCCGGCAGGCCGCTGAAAAGCTGATGCCGGTGTCGCTGGAGCTGGGCGGCAAATCGCCCACCATCGTTTTTGCGGATGCCGATCAGGAGCTGGCCGTGGCCGGGATCCTGTTCGGGGTGTTCTCGTCTTCGGGCCAGAGCTGTATCGCGGGCTCACGCCTGTTCGTGCAGCGGGCGATCTATGACCAGTTCGTCACCCGGCTGGTCGCCGCGACCAAGGCGCTGGTCGTTGGCGATCCGCTGGACCCGGCGACTCAGGTCGCGCCGTTGGTGCATCCTGACCACCGCTCTGCCGTCGCTGCGCATGTCGCGCAGGCGGTGGCAGACGGGGCGACGGTGCTCTGCGGCGGCTTTGCGCCCGAGGGCGGGATTTACGATGCGGGCAGCTACTACATGCCCACGATCCTGTCCAATGTGACCAACACCGACCGCATCTGCCGCGAGGAAGTGTTCGGCCCCGTGCTGGTCGTCCTGCCCTTTGACGAGGAGGCGGACGTGATCGCACAGGGCAATGACAATGATTATGGGCTTGCCTGCGGCCTCTGGACGCGCGATTTCCCCCGCGCGTACCGCGTCGCGCGGGCGATCACCACGGGGACGGTCTGGATCAACACCTACAAGCAATTCTCGATCTCGACGCCCTTTGGCGGGGAAAAGGATGCTGGAATGGGGCGCGAAAAGGGACGCGAGGGGATCCGCGCCTATATGGCGCAAAAGTCGCTGTATGTGGATTTGACGGGCCGCCCGCACCCCTGGGCACGCCTGCAGGAGGGCTGAGATGGTGTCGATTGCAATCCTTGGGACCGGCCCGTCGGGCTGCTTTACCGCGCAGGCGCTGGTCAAGGCGCTGCCCGACGCGCGCATCGACATGATCGACGCGCTGCCGGTTCCCTATGGGTTGATCCGCTACGGCGTGGCGGCGGACCATCAGGGCACCAAGGCAGTGATCCGCCAGTTCGAGCGGCTGTTCGAACGCAGCGATGTGCGGTTTTTCGGCAATGTCAGGGTCGGATCCGACATCGCGCTGGATGACCTGACCGGGATGTATGACGCCGTGGTCATGGCTTTTGGCCTGCGCACGGACCGCAGCCTTGGCATTCCGGGTGAGGGGCTGGCCGGGGTCTATGGCTCGGGTCAGGTGACCGGCGCGTGGAACGATATGCCGGGCGTGGCGCCTGCGCAGATCGGCAAGCGGGTGGTGGTGATCGGCAACGGCAATGTCGCCGTCGATCTGATCCGCGTGCTGGCCAAGGGGCCCGAGGAATTCCACGGTTCCGACCTGTCGCAGGCCCATACGCAGGCGCTGATGGCGGCGGGGGTTGAGCGGATCGACGTTGTGGGCCGCTCGCCCGCTGATCAGGCCAAGTTCGACCCGGTGATGCTGCGCGAACTGGGGCGGCTGACGCAGGCCCGCATCTCGGTTCAGGGTGCCCAGGGTGAGGGCAAGCTGATCGAGGCGCTGCAAGGCATCGACGGCCACGCGCCCGAGGGTGCGACGCGCGAAATCGCCTTTCACTTCGGCTGGACGCCTGAGGCGCTGGAGGGCACCGCGCACGTCACCGCCGCACGCTTCAAGCGCGCAGCCGAGCACCTTACCCTGCCCTGCGATACCGTGCTCACCGCCATCGGTTTCACCGGCGACACGCCCGCCACCGACGACGCGGGCGCGGTCAGCCCCGGCCTTTACGCGACCGGCTGGTATCGCCGGGGTCCGCGCGGCACGATCCCCGAAAACCGCGCCGATGCGCAACAGGTTGCCGCGCGCATCGTTGCTGACCTCGCCGGGACCGCAAGCACCAAAGCGGGCCGCGATGCGCTGACCGCGCGCATCCCGCAAGCCGTGACCTATGCGCAATGGCAGGCCATCGACGCCGCCGAGCGCGCCGCCTGCCCCGCCGACCGCTGCCGCCAAAAGCTGACCACCACCGAACAGATGCTGGCGACCGCGCGCCAGACAGGAGACCTCTGATGCAGATCGCCCTTCTCTACGGCACCGAAACCGGCAATGCTGAAATGCTGGCCGAAGACATCGCCGCGCACCTGTCGGACCACGACGCCAGCGTGACCAACCTGTCCGACTTCCACCCCGCCGATTTCGACACGGACACGTTCTATATTGTCGTCTGCTCGACCTATGGCGACGGCGAACTGCCCGCCTCGGCCCAGCCCTTTGCCGCGAAGATGGAGGCGCAGAAGCCCTCGCTGGACGGTATCCGCTTTGCCGTCTTTGGCATGGGTGACAGCGAATACCCCGAAACCTTCAACTTCGGCGGCAAGCGGATGGAAGAGCTGCTGGCCGGTGCCGGGGCCGAACTGGTCGGCGAGCGCGTGACGCATAATGCCTCGGGCGATGACATGGCCGATGATCTGGCGCTGCCTTGGGTTGACGACATCATCGCCATGGCGGACGCGTGATGCAGGCCGCGCAGGTCCGCGACGCGCTGCAACGCCCGTGGAAACACGGCGAGGCGCTGGAGCTGGCAGGGCTGACCCTGACCGAGCCGCTGGATCTGCGCGGGCTGACGCTGTGCGGCGTCGATTTCACCGGCGCGCGGTTCGAGAGCGGCGTACTGGCCGCAGGCGCGGTGTTCGAGGGGTTGAGCTGGTTCACCGGCGCGTCCTTTGCCAGCGCCGATTTCTCGGGCGCGCTGTTCACCAATGACGCGCGCTTTGACCGGGTGCGGATCGACGGCCCTGCCCGCTTCGATCACGCCGAGTTCCGCGGCACCGCCGGGTTCCGCGCTGCCCGCTTCACCCAAAGCGCCGACCTGTCCGCCGCGATCTGCTACGGCAATGCCGATCTGGCCGAGGCGCGGTTTGACGGCCCGACCACGCTGGTCGGAACCGAATTTCTGGGCGGGCTCTGGGCGCAAGACACACTTCTGCCCGCCGACGCTGACCTGTCAGGCACCGAGGTGCATGGCCGTCTCTGGCTGCGCGGCGCACGGATCGGCAATGCCAAACTGTCCGACCGCGCCTTTGGCATGGCGTTCGGCTACACGTTTTACTGAAGGAAAACGGCCCCCGGCACGCAGCGTTTCACGGGTTAGGCTCTGTTCAACAGGGCCTTGGCCCGGTATTGGAGCCTCAACCGCACGCGACAAAGCCCGAGGACACCATGGCCATTACCCTCTACCAGAACGATCTGCCCGATGGTCTGGATCTTGGCCCGGTGGTGGCCATCGACTGCGAAACAATGGGCCTGATCCCGCACCGTGACCGGCTGTGTCTGGTGCAGCTGTCGGGTGGCGACGGGAACGCCTGTCTGGTGCAGATCAGTCAGGATCAGACCGAAGCGCCGAACCTGACAAAGCTGCTGGCCGATCCGCAGGTGATCAAACTCTTCCACTATGGTCGCTTCGACATCGCAGTGATGTACCACCGCTTCGGCGTTCTGGCCGCGCCCGTCTGGTGCACCAAGATCGCCTCGAAACTGGTGCGCACCTATACCGACCGGCACGGGCTGAAGAACCTGCTGACGGAACTGCTGAACGTCGACATCTCGAAACTGCAGCAGTCCAGCGACTGGGGCGCGGAAAAGATCACCCCGGCGCAGCGCGATTATGCCGCGTCGGATGTGCTGTACCTGCACAAGCTGAAAGCCGGGCTTGAGGTCATGCTGGAACGCGAAGGCCGCACCGAGGTCGCGCAGGCGTGCTTCGATTTCCTGCCGCACCGCGCCAAGCTGGACTTGATGGGCTGGCCCGACATGGACATCTTCTCGCACTGACATGACGATTGCCGAGCACAGCATGGGCCGACCGGGACACAGCAGGGTGGTGGGCATCCTGAAGGTGGTTTTGCCGCTGACCGCGCTGATCCTGTTGTCGCTGGTGTTCATGCTGGCGCGGACGATTGACCCGACCGCTGCCATCTCGAACGCCGAGATCGACGTCGAGGACCGCGCCCGCGATCCGCGCCTGTCGGGTGCGCATTTCGCCGGCGTCACCGACGATGGCGCGGCGCTGACCATCATCACGCAGACCGCCCGCTCGGACCCCAACGCCACAATGCGGCTTGAGGTCACCGGGCTGCACCTGCAGCTTGAGGGACGCGAGGGCGAGACGCTGACGGCCAGCGCCACCAACGGCACCATCGACCGCGGACGCGGCACCTTTGACATGACCGGCGGGCTGGAACTGACCGCGACGCCCGGCTACGATCTGACGGCACAAAGCATGGTCGGACTGCTGGATTCCACCCGTGTCACCATTCCCGGCCCGGTCAGCGGCACCGCTCCGGCAGGCGAGATTACCGCCGGTTCCATGGAGATGCGGGTCGATTCCGGGGATGGTGCGGGTTATCTGCTTGTTTTCGGGGGCGGTGTGCGGTTGAACTATCAGCCTGACAATTGAGGACTCTCAAATGCCGCGTCTCTTGCTCCGCCTGATCACCGTGTTGCTGTTCGCCGCCTCTCCGGTGCTGGCGCAGCAGGGGGTGCAGATCAGCTTTGGTCAGTCCCTGCAACTGGAAGGGACCGCGCTGGAAGTGACGGCAGACGATCTCAGCGTCGACCAGACGACCGGTGCTACCGAATTCACCGGCAATGTCGTGGCCGAACAGGGCGATCTGCACATCTCGGCTCAATCGCTGCGGCTGGTCTATACTCAAGGCACACAGACCGGCAGCCAGCGGATCGCGCGGCTGGTGGCGTCCGGCGGGGTGACGATGGCCACACCGACCGAAGCGTTGGAAGCCCGGGAAGCGGTCTATGACATGGATGCGCAAACGCTGGAAATGACCGGCAGCGTGATGCTGGTGCAGGGCGCCAACATGCTGTCGGGCGAACGCTTTGTTGCCGATCTGCGCTCGGGCTCGGGTCGCATGATGGGCCGTGTGCGCACCATCATCCGGATGGAATGACACCTTATGAGTTCTGCCGAACCGCTGGCCGACGGCCTGCGCATCCAGGGGCTGCGCAAAAGTTACAAGCGTCGCCCGATCCTCAAGGGCATTGATCTCGACCTGCGCCGCGGCGAGGTTGTCGCGCTGCTGGGGCCGAACGGCTCGGGCAAGGCGACGTGCTTTTACTGCGTCGCCGGGCTGGTCCCGGCGGACGGCGGGCGCGTCAGCATCGACGGTATCGACGTGACCGGCTGGCCGATGTACCGCCGCGCACGCATGGGCATCGGCTACCTGCCGCAAGAGATGTCGATCTTTCGCGGATTGTCGGTCGAAGACAACATCAAGGCCATTCTGGAAATCGCCGAGCCTGATCGCGGCACGCGTGAGGCCCGGCTGGAAGAACTGCTGTCCGAATTCCACATCGAAGGCCTGCGCAAATCCCCCGCGCTGGCCCTGTCGGGTGGCGAACGGCGGCGGGCCGAGATCGCGCGCTGTCTGGCCTCGAACCCGGCCTTCGTGCTGCTCGATGAACCGTTTGCGGGCGTTGACCCCATTGCCGTGGGCGACATCCGCGCGCTGGTCGGCGATCTGACCGCACGGGGTATCGGCGTGCTGATCACCGATCACAACGTGCGCGAAACGCTTGAGATCGTGGACAGGGCCTATATCCTTCACGACGGGACCGTGCTGATGACCGGCACGCCCGAAGAGGTGGTGGCCAATGAAGACGTGCGCCGCGTCTATCTGGGTGACAGCTTCCGCTAATTTCCGGGGGCAAAACCCGTGGGCATGAGCCCGCGGCTTGAGCTGCGTCTTGAGCAGCGCCTCGCCCTGACGCCCGAGCTGCGCACCCGGCTGGCCATCCTGCGCATGTCGCCGTCCGAACTGGCCGACGAACTGGCGCGCGAAGCCGGGCGCAATCCCTTCCTGCTGGTCGAAAGCCGTAGCGCCGGGCAGGCGGTGACCTTGTCGGTCGAAGACCGCCAGACCGCCCACGCCGCCCCCTTTCAGGACGACCTGCGCCGCCAGATCGGGCGCATGGTGCTGCCAGAGCGTATCGCTGCCATGGCGCTTTTGCTGATCTCGGAGCTGGGGCCGGACGGGTTGCTGGACACCGACCTTGCCACGCTGGCCGAGGAATACGCGCTGGACGAGGACGAACTGGCCGAGGCCCTCACCGCGCTGCAACGCTGCGAGCCTGCCGGTATCGGGGCGCGCACGGTGGGTGAGGCGCTGGCGCTGCAACTGATCGACAAGGGGTTGAGCACCGATCAGGCAGCGGCGACGGTCGGGCAGCTGGCCGCCTTTGCCCGTCAGGACTGGAAAAGCATCGCCACCGCCCTGGGCCTGTCGCAAAGCGAGGCGCGGGACCGCGCCGACCTGTTGCGCAGTCTCACCGCGCATCCGATCCACGACGATGGCCGGGACGCGGCAACGATCCTGTCGCCCGACCTGAAACTGCTGCGCAAAGCGGGCGAGATCAGCGTTGTGCCGGTTGATTCGAATCGCCCGGTGGCGACGCTGGATCACGCCATGGTTCGCAAGGCCGAGACCGAAAACTTCGCACCCGAGCTGCTGGCCCGAGCCCGCGCGATGCTGGCGGCGCTGGAGCAGCGCGGCAAGACGCTGGCCCGGATCGGCACATGGCTGGCGCAAACGCAGGCGGGGTTCTTTGATCACGGACCGCTGGCGATGGTTCCCGCCACACAACAGGATCTGGCCGCCGAACTGGGCCTGCATCCGTCAACGGTCAGCCGGGCCCTTGCTGGCAAGGCGATTGACGTGGACGGAAGGCTCTGGCCGCTGAGCATTTTCTTCTCGGCCACGCTGCAAAGCGCTGGCGGCCCGGTGTCAGCCCGCGCGGTGCAACGTCAGATCGCCGAGCTGATCGCCGCCGAGCCCGCGGGCAGGCCGCTGTCGGACGACGCGATCACTAGAATGTTGCATGATCGAGGCGTTGACATCGCCCGTAGAACTGTCGCCAAATACAGACAAGGCCTGCGAATTCCCCGTCCTCGACGCGGCGCAGACTGGCCGCTTCAAAACGCGGGGGATGAGTACGCAACGACAGGCCGAGCTGGCGGAAACGCCCGGTGCCGTGTTGGCTCAGGGGTGTCCGTCGTAAGAAGGAGAGGCCCATGCGGTACCAGATCAGTGGAAAACAGATCGATGTTGGCGAGGCGCTCCAGTCGCATGTGAAAAGCGAACTGGGCAACGTGATGGAGAAATACTCCCAGCGGCCGACCGACGCGAATATCGTGTTTTCCCGTGAAGGCCACACCCATGTCTGCAGAATCAACCGTGCACTTGTCGACCGGTCTCACGGCTCAGGCCAAGGGTCAGGCCAACGACATCTACGCTGCCTTTGATGCCTGTTGCGAGCGCATGGACAAGCAGTTGCGCCGTTACAAGCGGCGTCTGAAGGACCACCACCGCGATCGGGTTGCCCCTGTTGAATTCGGTGAGGGTTCCTCGTATATCCTCGCTTCTGACGAAGGGTCGGATGCGGATGAGCCCGATACACTGCAACCCATGATCATCGCCGAGATGGAAGCGCGTATTCCGTCGATCTCGGCCGGTGAAGCGGTGA
This window contains:
- a CDS encoding thiamine pyrophosphate-binding protein — encoded protein: MKLEPIAQTETVGDFIARYLAEIGVTTMFGVISIHNMPILDAVARQGVIRFVPARGESGAMSMADAWARVSGEMGVVITSTGTAAGNAAGAQVEALTAGTPLLHITATVDLGFADRDRAPIHDVPRQPDMLKGISKAYYRLWSADSAIGTLTAAVSAAISAPTGPVTLEIPVDVQRAKAAGATRIFKPQPQRPQASDDAVAALAALLIEAKRPILWLGGGACHASAEATELVRRGCAVVTSTNGRATVSEQNPANLGAFNMTPEAQALYASSDLMIVVGSRLRGNETLNNAMRLPRPLAQIDAEASQGGRNYPVELFVHGDSADTLRRLLALLPEKLDVDPQLGFDVATARATAEGRLRAQMGPYQVVADALLERVAPGRHAWVRDVTISNSTFGNRYVGFAEPRHGVHALGGGIGQGVAMGVGAALASDGPKAITLLGDGGTQLGIAEMITAVQENAPVVFLLMNDQAYGVIKNIQDAQYDSRYHYSALQTPDFKAHCASINLPHTLVSDVNDFAAALDAALAAPGPRLIEVDMIAIGPFGETFSGPPAGAAGNKV
- a CDS encoding pentapeptide repeat-containing protein, translating into MQAAQVRDALQRPWKHGEALELAGLTLTEPLDLRGLTLCGVDFTGARFESGVLAAGAVFEGLSWFTGASFASADFSGALFTNDARFDRVRIDGPARFDHAEFRGTAGFRAARFTQSADLSAAICYGNADLAEARFDGPTTLVGTEFLGGLWAQDTLLPADADLSGTEVHGRLWLRGARIGNAKLSDRAFGMAFGYTFY
- a CDS encoding flavodoxin domain-containing protein yields the protein MQIALLYGTETGNAEMLAEDIAAHLSDHDASVTNLSDFHPADFDTDTFYIVVCSTYGDGELPASAQPFAAKMEAQKPSLDGIRFAVFGMGDSEYPETFNFGGKRMEELLAGAGAELVGERVTHNASGDDMADDLALPWVDDIIAMADA
- a CDS encoding aspartate dehydrogenase translates to MHLGLIGYGNITRALLDVLAREGAMPARLTVLLRPAQAEAARAAGVEVVTDTDALLAACPDLIVECAGHSAVAGTVVPALKAGIECVVVSIGALADADLHDTVRAAAKTGHTRIVLPAGAIGGVDLLAALKPSGISSVVYTSRKPPLAWKGTPAEALLDLPALTEPATFFTGTAREAALRYPKNANVAATLALAGLGFEATQVQMVADPTVGQNIHEYRVTSGAADYAIRIEGKPSPDNPKTSLATVYSVAREVMNRLNEVAI
- a CDS encoding FAD-dependent oxidoreductase; the encoded protein is MVSIAILGTGPSGCFTAQALVKALPDARIDMIDALPVPYGLIRYGVAADHQGTKAVIRQFERLFERSDVRFFGNVRVGSDIALDDLTGMYDAVVMAFGLRTDRSLGIPGEGLAGVYGSGQVTGAWNDMPGVAPAQIGKRVVVIGNGNVAVDLIRVLAKGPEEFHGSDLSQAHTQALMAAGVERIDVVGRSPADQAKFDPVMLRELGRLTQARISVQGAQGEGKLIEALQGIDGHAPEGATREIAFHFGWTPEALEGTAHVTAARFKRAAEHLTLPCDTVLTAIGFTGDTPATDDAGAVSPGLYATGWYRRGPRGTIPENRADAQQVAARIVADLAGTASTKAGRDALTARIPQAVTYAQWQAIDAAERAACPADRCRQKLTTTEQMLATARQTGDL
- a CDS encoding SDR family oxidoreductase; amino-acid sequence: MTKPFEGQVAVVTGGSSGIGLATVRLLLEQGAKVAFCARGEGRLADVAAVLERDFGADRILWQAFSVLDADAVNAFAAAVQARFGTCDLLVNNAGQGRVSTFETTSDDHWRAEYDLKLFSQINPTRAFLPMLKASNGAIVAVNSLLAYQPEKHMVCTASARAGVQSLLKSLSIEFAPHVRVNSVLIGLIGSGQWTRRFAERPDQSVSREVWYADLARNKGIPLGRLGDASEAAAAIAFLGSRAASYITGAQLEVSGGLSRHI
- a CDS encoding ribonuclease D gives rise to the protein MAITLYQNDLPDGLDLGPVVAIDCETMGLIPHRDRLCLVQLSGGDGNACLVQISQDQTEAPNLTKLLADPQVIKLFHYGRFDIAVMYHRFGVLAAPVWCTKIASKLVRTYTDRHGLKNLLTELLNVDISKLQQSSDWGAEKITPAQRDYAASDVLYLHKLKAGLEVMLEREGRTEVAQACFDFLPHRAKLDLMGWPDMDIFSH
- a CDS encoding aldehyde dehydrogenase; this translates as MTHDLPDGRLFIGGEWETGTGAEITSIFPADGSVNRVLKGASRADGERAIARALKAQADPAWRGLKPHERARYLHRIADGIDANAQRIAFIQTRDTGKTLRETSALVASAAATFRYMAAALETLDDSLTSPRGDYLTMSVHEPLGLVAAITPWNSPIASDAQKVAPALAAGNAVLLKPASWSPLVSLELARIVEEAGLPKGLFSVLPGAGREIGNLLVEHPAIAKVSFTGGTSTGRTLARQAAEKLMPVSLELGGKSPTIVFADADQELAVAGILFGVFSSSGQSCIAGSRLFVQRAIYDQFVTRLVAATKALVVGDPLDPATQVAPLVHPDHRSAVAAHVAQAVADGATVLCGGFAPEGGIYDAGSYYMPTILSNVTNTDRICREEVFGPVLVVLPFDEEADVIAQGNDNDYGLACGLWTRDFPRAYRVARAITTGTVWINTYKQFSISTPFGGEKDAGMGREKGREGIRAYMAQKSLYVDLTGRPHPWARLQEG
- a CDS encoding VOC family protein is translated as MTQEIRVGALRGLVMRAPGITATKDFYVQNWGLTLAHEEPGAVYFRGTSAEPILYGLKDGPVYGIEYIHFAMADRATTDALYAQLVAQGEAVVGEPAEFDDFAGGYGFEVLDPDNRRLRLRTDTVTLPPQDQWARPRKVSHVVLNTANMADVQDWYCRVLGFRVSDYSADQMVFMRSATDHHSIALVQGHYPSVNHVAFELPTINEFMRSIGRMKEKGLMATWGPGRHGPGDNPFAYYVSPTGFVIEFTAEVQQIDEATHEAQVWPRDVPEKMDQWMTAGAPTAAQRAVMQGRPDPGFPELRKK